One Streptomyces sp. NBC_01237 genomic region harbors:
- a CDS encoding ABC transporter ATP-binding protein/permease, producing the protein MGRGVPELVLELNGRTWTLDPSRSYTLGRDPQGDLTIDDARVSWRHATISWRGGSWFIEDHGSTNGTYAQGQRIHQLEIGPGSAVHLGNATDGPRLSLTGAAAAAGAGLHSGQAAGAQQAPVQPHQAPYQAPQQGGAGWPGQQGPAPHQPQQQAWQQAQPQQAQAQPQVPHQQAPAQGHGGAAGAPPVYGDRSPTTFHQLDLGRVMRIGRALENELVVSDLQVSRLHAEFRATPDGRFEIRDLGSHNGTYVNGQPLHKSGSALLGPNDIVGVGHSTFRLVGDRLEEFVDTGEVSFSARHLTVTVDGGKQILKDVSFGVPEKSLIAVIGPSGSGKSTLLKALTGYRPANQGDVLYDNRNLYKQFAELRQRIGLVPQDDILHKELTVTKALKYAAKLRFPADTTEAERQARILEVLAELKLDIHKDKKITSLSGGQRKRVSVALELLTKPSLIFLDEPTSGLDPGMDRDVMQLLRGLADDGRTVLVVTHSVAELAICDKLLVMAPGGSVAYFGPPEEALNFFGYTTWADVFSAFENYRDYDWAGRWRGSQHYQMYAADIDAVAAQSVHMPPPQQLRPPKPQGWTTQLWTLIRRYVSVIASDKGFMGLMVILPAVLGVVSVVIPAEFGLAAPTPPSRFNGKAGTIMLILAVGMCFSGAANSVRELIKERVIYERERATGLSRSAYLMSKVIVLGVITALQGVIICGIGFATRDLPEEGLIMPPAVEICLSIIALGFTSMMFGLVISSLVKTSEKTMPLLVMFAIIQVVFTGVLFQVYGSPGLEQFAWLMPSRWAMAAAGTTLDLAHLMPPWDPENPTDLDPLWEHTAGQWGMNIAVLVVLGLICGFAVARLLRRHEPEVMRK; encoded by the coding sequence GTGGGGCGCGGAGTGCCGGAACTCGTACTGGAATTGAATGGAAGGACCTGGACGCTCGATCCATCCAGGTCGTACACCCTTGGACGCGATCCGCAGGGAGACCTGACGATCGACGACGCCAGGGTGTCGTGGCGGCATGCCACGATCAGCTGGAGGGGCGGTAGTTGGTTCATCGAGGACCACGGCAGCACCAACGGCACCTATGCGCAGGGGCAGCGGATCCACCAGCTGGAGATCGGTCCCGGCTCCGCGGTGCACCTGGGCAACGCCACCGACGGACCTCGGCTGAGCCTCACCGGTGCGGCGGCCGCCGCGGGCGCCGGCCTCCACAGCGGCCAGGCGGCGGGAGCCCAGCAGGCCCCCGTGCAGCCCCACCAGGCTCCGTACCAGGCCCCGCAGCAGGGCGGCGCGGGCTGGCCGGGTCAGCAGGGCCCCGCCCCGCACCAGCCACAGCAGCAGGCGTGGCAGCAGGCCCAGCCGCAACAGGCTCAGGCCCAGCCGCAGGTCCCGCACCAGCAGGCCCCGGCACAGGGACACGGTGGCGCCGCGGGGGCGCCGCCGGTCTACGGGGACCGCAGCCCGACCACGTTCCACCAGCTGGACCTCGGCCGGGTGATGCGGATCGGCCGTGCGCTGGAGAACGAGCTGGTCGTCTCCGACCTCCAGGTCTCGCGCCTCCACGCCGAGTTCCGCGCGACGCCCGACGGCCGCTTCGAGATCCGTGACCTCGGATCCCACAACGGTACGTACGTCAACGGTCAGCCGCTCCACAAGTCCGGCTCCGCGCTCCTCGGCCCGAACGACATCGTCGGTGTCGGTCACTCGACGTTCCGCCTGGTCGGCGACCGGCTGGAAGAGTTCGTCGACACCGGTGAGGTCTCCTTCTCCGCCCGCCACCTCACGGTGACGGTCGACGGCGGGAAGCAGATCCTCAAGGACGTCTCCTTCGGCGTCCCGGAGAAGTCGCTCATCGCGGTCATCGGCCCGTCCGGGTCCGGCAAGTCCACCCTGCTCAAGGCGCTCACCGGCTACCGGCCCGCCAACCAGGGTGACGTCCTCTACGACAACCGGAACCTCTACAAGCAGTTCGCCGAGCTGCGGCAGCGCATCGGTCTGGTCCCGCAGGACGACATCCTGCACAAGGAACTCACCGTCACCAAGGCGCTCAAGTACGCCGCCAAGCTCCGCTTCCCCGCGGACACCACCGAGGCCGAGCGCCAGGCCCGGATCCTCGAAGTGCTTGCCGAGCTGAAGCTCGACATCCACAAGGACAAGAAGATCACCTCGCTCTCCGGCGGCCAGCGCAAGCGCGTCTCGGTGGCCCTGGAGCTGCTGACGAAGCCCTCGCTGATCTTCCTGGACGAGCCGACCTCCGGCCTCGACCCGGGCATGGACCGCGATGTCATGCAGCTGCTGCGCGGCCTCGCGGACGACGGGCGCACCGTCCTGGTCGTGACGCACTCCGTGGCCGAGCTGGCGATCTGCGACAAGCTCCTGGTGATGGCCCCGGGCGGTTCCGTCGCCTACTTCGGCCCGCCGGAGGAGGCACTCAACTTCTTCGGCTACACCACCTGGGCCGATGTCTTCTCCGCGTTCGAGAACTACCGCGACTACGACTGGGCGGGACGCTGGCGCGGCTCGCAGCACTACCAGATGTACGCCGCGGACATCGACGCCGTCGCCGCACAGTCCGTACACATGCCGCCGCCGCAGCAGCTGCGCCCGCCGAAGCCGCAGGGCTGGACGACGCAGCTGTGGACGCTGATCCGCCGCTACGTCTCGGTGATCGCGTCCGACAAGGGCTTCATGGGCCTGATGGTGATCCTGCCCGCGGTGCTCGGCGTGGTCAGCGTCGTCATTCCGGCGGAGTTCGGCCTGGCGGCGCCCACACCGCCGTCCCGGTTCAACGGCAAGGCCGGGACGATCATGCTGATCCTCGCGGTCGGCATGTGCTTCTCCGGTGCCGCCAACTCCGTACGAGAACTGATCAAGGAACGCGTCATCTACGAACGGGAACGGGCCACCGGCCTGTCCCGCTCCGCCTATCTGATGTCCAAGGTGATCGTCCTCGGCGTGATCACGGCCCTCCAGGGCGTCATCATCTGCGGCATCGGCTTCGCCACCCGCGATCTGCCGGAAGAGGGCCTGATCATGCCCCCGGCCGTCGAGATCTGCCTGTCCATCATCGCGCTGGGCTTCACCTCGATGATGTTCGGCCTGGTGATCTCCTCGCTGGTGAAGACCTCCGAGAAGACCATGCCGCTGCTGGTCATGTTCGCGATCATCCAGGTCGTCTTCACCGGCGTGCTCTTCCAGGTGTACGGGTCGCCCGGCCTGGAGCAGTTCGCCTGGCTGATGCCGTCCCGCTGGGCCATGGCCGCGGCCGGTACGACGCTCGACCTGGCGCACCTGATGCCGCCGTGGGACCCGGAGAACCCGACCGACCTCGACCCGCTGTGGGAGCACACGGCGGGCCAGTGGGGGATGAACATCGCGGTGCTGGTGGTACTCGGCCTCATCTGCGGCTTCGCGGTCGCGCGCCTGCTGCGCCGCCACGAGCCCGAGGTCATGCGCAAGTAA
- the serB gene encoding phosphoserine phosphatase SerB: MSASQPPQPPLSPEPPESPQGSDAPTLLVKIFGKDRPGITAGLFDTLAAYSVDVVDIEQVVTRGRIVLCALVTAPTAGGTSAGDLRATVHSWADSLKLQAEIISGIGDNRPRGDGRSHVTVLGHPLTAESTAAIAARITSTGGNIDRIFRLAKYPVTAVEFAVSGTGTEALRTALATEAAEIGVDVAVVSAGLSRRAQRLVVMDVDSTLIQDEVIELFAAHAGCEAEVAEVTEQAMRGELDFEQSLHARVALLAGLDASVVDKVRAEVRLTPGARTLIRTLKRLGYQVGVVSGGFTQVTDDLKERLNLDFASANTLEVVDGKLTGRVVGDIVDRAGKARLLRSFAEQAGVPLAQTVAIGDGANDLDMLNTAGLGVAFNAKPVVRRAAHTAVNVPFLDTVLYLLGITREEVEAADGLVD; this comes from the coding sequence ATGAGCGCATCTCAGCCCCCTCAGCCTCCCCTGTCTCCTGAGCCGCCCGAGTCCCCTCAGGGCAGCGACGCACCCACTCTTCTCGTCAAGATCTTCGGGAAGGACCGCCCCGGCATCACCGCCGGGCTCTTCGACACCCTCGCCGCGTACTCCGTCGACGTCGTGGACATCGAGCAGGTCGTCACCCGTGGCCGTATCGTCCTGTGCGCCCTGGTCACCGCCCCGACCGCGGGCGGTACGAGCGCGGGCGACCTGCGGGCGACCGTCCACAGCTGGGCCGACTCGCTGAAGCTGCAGGCCGAGATCATCTCGGGCATCGGTGACAACCGGCCCCGCGGTGACGGCCGTTCCCATGTGACCGTGCTGGGCCACCCGCTCACCGCGGAGTCGACCGCCGCCATAGCGGCCAGGATCACGTCGACCGGCGGCAACATCGACCGGATCTTCCGGCTGGCGAAGTACCCGGTCACGGCCGTCGAGTTCGCGGTGTCCGGTACGGGGACCGAGGCGCTGCGGACCGCGCTGGCCACCGAGGCCGCGGAGATCGGCGTGGACGTCGCCGTCGTGTCGGCCGGGCTGAGCCGCCGGGCTCAGCGGCTGGTCGTCATGGACGTGGACTCCACGCTGATCCAGGACGAGGTCATCGAACTCTTCGCGGCGCACGCGGGCTGCGAGGCCGAGGTCGCCGAGGTGACCGAGCAGGCGATGCGCGGCGAGCTGGACTTCGAGCAGTCGCTGCACGCCCGGGTGGCGCTGCTGGCGGGCCTGGACGCGTCGGTGGTGGACAAGGTGCGGGCCGAGGTGCGGCTGACGCCCGGCGCCCGCACCCTGATCCGTACGCTGAAGCGGCTCGGGTACCAAGTGGGGGTGGTCTCCGGCGGGTTCACCCAGGTCACGGACGACCTCAAGGAACGTCTCAATCTCGACTTCGCCTCCGCCAACACACTGGAGGTCGTCGACGGGAAGCTCACCGGCCGGGTCGTGGGTGACATCGTGGACCGGGCGGGCAAGGCCCGGCTGCTGCGCAGCTTCGCCGAGCAGGCCGGGGTGCCGCTGGCCCAGACCGTGGCGATCGGTGACGGTGCCAATGACCTGGACATGCTGAACACGGCCGGCCTCGGCGTCGCCTTCAACGCGAAGCCGGTGGTGCGCAGGGCCGCGCACACCGCGGTGAACGTGCCGTTCCTCGACACCGTGCTGTATCTGCTCGGCATCACGCGCGAGGAGGTCGAGGCGGCGGACGGCCTGGTCGACTGA
- a CDS encoding SixA phosphatase family protein gives MSVDTPRRIVLLRHAKAEWSQASDHERPLAERGRKDAPVAGRKLADSGIDFDLALCSTATRTRETWKLAVHEFAQRPRTVYEERLYDASLGELVALFNETPDEVRNLLVIGHNPGMHGAADALSGSAEADTLARMTRDGFPTAAYAVVEFSGSWKSVELGSGKLTEYWTPND, from the coding sequence ATGAGCGTCGATACACCTCGCAGGATCGTCCTTCTCCGGCATGCCAAGGCTGAATGGTCGCAAGCGTCCGACCATGAGCGGCCGCTCGCCGAGCGCGGCCGCAAGGACGCGCCCGTGGCGGGCCGAAAGCTCGCCGATTCCGGCATCGACTTCGATCTGGCCCTGTGCTCGACCGCCACCAGGACACGCGAAACCTGGAAGCTGGCGGTCCACGAGTTCGCACAGCGCCCCAGGACCGTGTACGAGGAGAGGCTGTACGACGCGTCCCTCGGCGAACTGGTCGCCCTGTTCAACGAGACCCCCGACGAGGTGCGCAACCTCTTGGTCATCGGGCACAACCCGGGCATGCACGGCGCCGCCGACGCTCTCTCGGGCTCCGCCGAGGCGGACACCCTGGCCAGGATGACCAGGGACGGCTTCCCGACCGCCGCCTATGCCGTGGTCGAGTTCTCCGGCTCCTGGAAGAGCGTGGAGCTCGGGTCCGGCAAGCTCACCGAGTACTGGACGCCCAACGACTGA
- a CDS encoding SGM_5486 family transporter-associated protein — protein sequence MPVLDPNPQNGQKKLLLVFGAMLLVTVIIGVIASIASP from the coding sequence ATGCCAGTGCTCGATCCGAATCCCCAGAACGGTCAGAAGAAACTCCTTCTCGTCTTCGGGGCGATGCTCCTCGTGACGGTGATCATCGGGGTCATCGCCTCGATCGCCTCCCCCTGA
- a CDS encoding CynX/NimT family MFS transporter, with protein sequence MPDDETQTLNHATEARDPAVPPAPQTLKAADGPAPWLLRLVTVGLVLAALNLRPAITSLGALLEEVRDGLHMSGSVAGVLTSVPPLCFAVFGVMAPRLARRFGAGAVVCAGMVAIATGLAIRPFIGGTAGFLAASALALMGIAVSNILMPVIVKRWFPDRVGSMTGLYSMALALGTALAAAVTVPMTDALGGHWQTGLAIWAVLAAAAVLPWIPLVRDRHSAPGQTSRQQAATPALRITRSRTAWGLACFFGLQATAAYITMGWMPQIFRDAGVSAGTAGVLLAVTMAMGVPLAFVIPRVAGRMRHQGPIVVVLGFCGLIGYAGLYLAPAAGAWAWALLLGIANCAFPLALTMIGMRSRTGAGVVRLSAFAQSTGYLISIPGPLLVGVLYQHSGGWGLPIALMAGLMIPQMVAGVLAGRDRTIEDEC encoded by the coding sequence ATGCCGGACGACGAGACCCAGACCCTGAACCACGCCACCGAGGCCCGCGACCCCGCCGTTCCACCGGCCCCGCAGACCCTCAAGGCCGCCGACGGGCCCGCCCCGTGGCTGCTGCGTCTGGTCACCGTCGGTCTCGTCCTGGCCGCGCTCAACCTCCGCCCCGCCATCACCAGCCTCGGCGCCCTCCTGGAAGAGGTCCGCGACGGGCTGCACATGAGCGGCAGCGTCGCCGGTGTGCTCACCTCCGTACCGCCGCTCTGCTTCGCGGTCTTCGGTGTGATGGCCCCGCGTCTGGCCCGTCGCTTCGGCGCGGGCGCCGTCGTCTGCGCGGGCATGGTCGCGATCGCCACCGGCCTGGCCATCCGCCCCTTCATCGGCGGCACGGCGGGCTTCCTCGCCGCCAGCGCCCTCGCCCTCATGGGCATCGCCGTCAGCAACATCCTGATGCCGGTGATCGTCAAGCGCTGGTTCCCCGACCGTGTCGGCAGCATGACCGGCCTCTACTCCATGGCCCTGGCCCTCGGCACCGCGCTCGCGGCGGCGGTCACCGTGCCCATGACCGACGCGCTGGGCGGCCACTGGCAGACCGGGCTGGCGATCTGGGCCGTGCTCGCCGCCGCCGCGGTCCTGCCGTGGATCCCGCTCGTACGGGACCGGCACAGCGCTCCCGGGCAGACCTCCCGGCAGCAGGCGGCGACACCCGCCCTCAGGATCACCCGCAGCCGGACCGCCTGGGGCCTCGCCTGCTTCTTCGGCCTCCAGGCCACCGCCGCGTACATCACCATGGGCTGGATGCCGCAGATCTTCCGGGACGCCGGAGTCTCGGCCGGTACCGCGGGCGTCCTGCTCGCGGTCACCATGGCCATGGGCGTACCGCTCGCCTTCGTCATCCCCCGGGTCGCCGGCCGGATGCGGCACCAGGGCCCGATCGTCGTCGTCCTCGGCTTCTGCGGCCTCATCGGCTACGCCGGGCTCTACCTCGCCCCCGCGGCCGGAGCCTGGGCCTGGGCGCTGCTGCTCGGCATCGCGAACTGCGCCTTCCCGCTCGCCCTCACCATGATCGGCATGCGGTCCCGGACCGGCGCGGGTGTGGTCAGGCTGTCCGCCTTCGCCCAGTCCACCGGCTATCTGATCTCGATCCCCGGCCCGCTGCTCGTCGGCGTCCTGTACCAGCACAGCGGCGGCTGGGGCCTGCCGATCGCCCTGATGGCGGGTCTGATGATCCCGCAGATGGTAGCCGGAGTGCTGGCCGGCCGGGACCGGACGATCGAGGACGAATGCTGA
- a CDS encoding FadR/GntR family transcriptional regulator, translating to MALTSPRRSALADQVIAQLRNQITSGEWPVGARIPTEPELVEQLGVARNTVREAVRALAHNGLLDIRQGSGTYVIATSELAGVMHRRFASADPRHIAELRSTLESSAARLAAVRRTERDLKQLDALMARREETWAAGDAEAFVAADATLHLAVVAASHNDVLTELYADLGDLLRDYLRGDVGPELRPENHMDHARLVEAIRAGDAETAASEAAGHALTCLADRV from the coding sequence ATGGCGCTGACGTCTCCGCGGCGTTCGGCACTCGCCGACCAGGTGATTGCCCAGCTGAGGAATCAGATCACCTCGGGCGAGTGGCCCGTGGGCGCGCGGATTCCCACCGAACCCGAGCTGGTCGAGCAGCTCGGAGTGGCCCGTAACACCGTCCGCGAGGCGGTGCGCGCGCTGGCGCACAACGGGTTGCTGGACATCCGGCAGGGCTCCGGCACCTATGTCATCGCCACCAGCGAGCTGGCCGGGGTGATGCACCGCCGGTTCGCGAGCGCCGACCCGCGCCACATCGCCGAGCTGCGTTCGACGCTGGAGTCCTCGGCGGCCCGGCTGGCAGCCGTGCGGCGCACCGAGCGGGATCTGAAGCAGCTGGACGCGCTGATGGCGCGGCGCGAGGAGACCTGGGCCGCGGGTGATGCCGAGGCGTTCGTCGCGGCGGACGCGACCCTGCACCTGGCGGTGGTCGCGGCCTCGCACAACGACGTACTGACCGAGCTGTACGCCGACCTCGGCGATCTGCTGCGCGACTATCTGCGCGGCGATGTGGGCCCCGAGCTGCGGCCGGAGAACCATATGGACCATGCGCGGCTGGTCGAGGCGATCCGGGCCGGGGACGCCGAGACGGCGGCGTCCGAGGCCGCGGGGCATGCGCTGACCTGCCTGGCGGACCGGGTCTAG
- the fabI gene encoding enoyl-ACP reductase FabI yields MSGILDGKRILITGVLMESSIAFHTAKVAQEQGAEVILTAFPRPTLTERIARKLPRPAKVIELDVTNTEHLDRLAGLVRDELGSLDGVVHSIGFAPQDALGGNFLNTPFESVATAMHVSAFSLKSLAMACKPLMSEGGSIVGLTFDAQYAWPQYDWMGPAKAALEATSRYLARDLGKDGLRCNLISAGPIGSMAAKSIPGFSELADVWNHRSPLAWNMADPEPAGRGVVALLSDFFPKTTGEIIHVDGGVHMMGA; encoded by the coding sequence ATGAGCGGAATTCTCGACGGCAAGCGCATCCTGATCACCGGGGTGCTGATGGAGTCGTCCATCGCGTTCCACACCGCGAAGGTGGCCCAGGAGCAGGGTGCCGAAGTCATCCTGACGGCCTTCCCCCGGCCCACGCTGACCGAGCGCATCGCCCGGAAGCTGCCCCGGCCGGCCAAGGTCATCGAGCTGGACGTGACCAACACCGAGCACCTGGACCGCCTCGCCGGTCTCGTCCGCGACGAGCTCGGTTCGCTGGACGGCGTCGTCCACTCCATCGGCTTCGCGCCGCAGGACGCGCTGGGCGGCAACTTCCTCAACACCCCGTTCGAGTCGGTCGCCACCGCGATGCACGTCTCGGCGTTCTCGCTGAAGTCGCTGGCCATGGCCTGCAAGCCGCTGATGAGCGAGGGCGGTTCGATCGTCGGCCTCACCTTCGACGCCCAGTACGCCTGGCCGCAGTACGACTGGATGGGCCCGGCCAAGGCGGCGCTGGAGGCCACCTCCCGCTACCTCGCCCGTGACCTGGGCAAGGACGGCCTGCGCTGCAACCTGATCTCGGCCGGACCGATCGGCTCCATGGCCGCCAAGTCCATCCCCGGCTTCTCGGAGCTCGCCGACGTCTGGAACCACCGCTCCCCGCTGGCGTGGAACATGGCCGACCCGGAGCCGGCCGGCCGCGGTGTCGTGGCGCTGCTCTCGGACTTCTTCCCGAAGACGACGGGCGAGATCATCCACGTCGACGGCGGCGTGCACATGATGGGCGCCTGA
- the fabG gene encoding 3-oxoacyl-[acyl-carrier-protein] reductase, whose protein sequence is MSRSVLVTGGNRGIGLAIARAFADNGDKVAITYRSGEPPQVLTEAGCLAVRCDITDAEQVEQAYKEIEEKHGPVEVLVANAGITKDQLLMRMSEEDFTSVLDTNLTGTFRVVKRANRGMLRAKKGRVVLISSVVGLLGSAGQANYAASKAGLVGFARSLARELGSRNITFNVVAPGFVDTDMTQALTEEQRKGIVSQVPLGRYAQPGEIAAAVRFLASDDASYITGAVIPVDGGLGMGH, encoded by the coding sequence TTGAGCCGCTCGGTTCTCGTCACCGGAGGAAACCGGGGCATCGGCCTCGCCATCGCCCGCGCTTTCGCCGACAACGGCGACAAGGTCGCGATCACCTACCGCTCCGGCGAGCCGCCCCAGGTCCTCACCGAGGCGGGCTGCCTCGCGGTCCGCTGCGACATCACGGACGCCGAGCAGGTGGAGCAGGCCTACAAGGAGATCGAGGAGAAGCACGGTCCCGTCGAGGTACTGGTCGCCAACGCCGGTATCACCAAGGACCAGTTGCTCATGCGGATGTCCGAGGAGGACTTCACGTCCGTACTCGACACCAACCTCACGGGCACCTTCCGGGTCGTCAAGCGCGCCAACCGCGGCATGCTGCGCGCCAAGAAGGGCCGCGTCGTCCTGATCTCCTCCGTCGTCGGTCTCCTCGGCTCGGCCGGACAGGCCAACTACGCCGCGTCCAAGGCCGGTCTGGTCGGTTTCGCCCGTTCGCTGGCCCGTGAGCTCGGTTCGCGGAACATCACTTTCAACGTCGTCGCGCCCGGTTTTGTCGACACCGACATGACCCAGGCGCTCACCGAGGAGCAGCGCAAGGGCATCGTGTCCCAGGTGCCGCTCGGCCGCTACGCGCAGCCCGGGGAGATCGCCGCCGCGGTGCGCTTCCTCGCCTCCGACGACGCGTCGTACATCACTGGAGCCGTCATCCCCGTTGACGGCGGATTGGGCATGGGTCACTGA